One genomic region from Verrucomicrobiota bacterium encodes:
- the nusB gene encoding transcription antitermination factor NusB encodes MGTRREAREKAVQFLFQYDLNPPEKLDEALELFWNSQRAAALENEKGNATWGEKVELPPPTTDETATRLFSEPLIRGALEHRDECDALIVKHAKNWEIHRIATVDRNIMRLAIYEMLHRQDIPPVVSINEAVDIAKKFSTHDSGKFVNGILDKVKGELMRPARDIKS; translated from the coding sequence ATGGGAACGAGACGTGAAGCGCGGGAGAAGGCTGTGCAGTTTTTATTTCAGTACGACCTGAATCCGCCGGAAAAATTAGACGAAGCGCTGGAGTTATTTTGGAACTCACAGCGGGCAGCGGCATTGGAAAACGAAAAAGGCAACGCCACTTGGGGTGAAAAAGTGGAACTGCCACCACCCACCACCGATGAGACCGCCACCCGGTTATTTTCCGAACCACTGATCCGCGGCGCGCTGGAGCATCGCGACGAATGCGACGCCTTGATTGTCAAGCACGCGAAAAACTGGGAAATCCACCGGATTGCCACTGTGGACCGCAATATCATGCGCCTGGCCATTTATGAGATGTTACACCGGCAGGACATACCGCCGGTGGTCAGCATCAATGAGGCCGTGGACATCGCCAAAAAGTTTTCCACCCACGACAGCGGCAAATTCGTCAACGGCATTCTCGACAAGGTAAAAGGCGAATTGATGCGTCCCGCCCGCGATATTAAGTCCTAA
- the cysC gene encoding adenylyl-sulfate kinase yields the protein MSLQIPTEQLKIVIVGHVDHGKSTFVGRLFHDTGSLPDGKLEQLQKIAERRGVPFEWANLMDALQSERDQNITIDTTQIWFQTPKRQYVIIDAPGHKEFLKNMVTGAANAEAALLLIDAHEGVQENSRRHGYLLNLLGIRQIAVLVNKMDLVDYSQARFDQVEAEYRAWLKTVGVEPKVFIPIAAKHGDNIASRSAQMPWWNGPTVLATLDEFKVSDLPVHQPLRFPIQDVYRFDERRILAGRVESGTLRVGDRLIFAPGNKSSVVKTIERWNAASRDSASAGESVGITLTEQIFVERGAVGALESAAPYELTRLKTRIFWLGRKPFTMGRPYKLKLATQELECQIEAIDRVIDASTLETIQRDETDRFVGRYEVGEVVLRTKRPVAFDVHADLVATGRFVIVDGFDVSGGGIVAADNYPRRTTDGSQKSENLYWSTGKVTAEHRARRNGHGGVVIWLTGLSGSGKSTIAMELERELFNLGKQTYVLDGDNVRHGLCSDLAFSPRDRKENIRRVGELSKLFTDAGVICITAFISPYREDRAFVRQMLNAGQFIEVFVDAPLAVCEQRDTKGLYVKARANEIKEFTGISAPYEPPTNAEIVLPTDQMSVADCVGRIVERLHLRDNETVITI from the coding sequence ATGTCGTTACAGATACCTACCGAACAATTGAAGATCGTGATTGTGGGGCACGTGGACCACGGCAAATCCACCTTTGTGGGCCGGTTGTTTCATGACACCGGTTCACTGCCCGACGGGAAACTCGAACAATTGCAAAAAATTGCTGAGCGTCGCGGGGTGCCGTTTGAGTGGGCCAACCTCATGGACGCCCTGCAATCCGAACGCGATCAAAACATCACGATTGACACGACGCAAATCTGGTTTCAGACCCCCAAGCGGCAATACGTGATCATTGACGCGCCGGGCCACAAGGAATTTCTGAAAAACATGGTCACCGGTGCGGCCAATGCGGAGGCGGCGCTGCTGTTGATTGACGCGCACGAGGGGGTGCAGGAAAACTCGCGCCGGCACGGCTACCTGCTCAACCTGCTGGGCATCCGGCAGATTGCGGTGCTGGTCAACAAAATGGACCTGGTGGATTATTCGCAGGCGCGGTTTGACCAGGTGGAGGCTGAATATCGGGCGTGGCTGAAAACTGTAGGGGTGGAACCCAAGGTTTTCATCCCGATCGCTGCCAAGCACGGGGATAACATCGCTTCGCGCAGCGCGCAAATGCCATGGTGGAACGGCCCCACCGTCCTGGCAACGCTGGACGAATTCAAGGTATCCGATTTGCCGGTGCATCAGCCGCTGCGCTTTCCCATCCAGGACGTCTATCGGTTCGATGAACGCCGCATTCTGGCTGGACGGGTGGAAAGCGGCACGTTGCGCGTGGGTGATCGTTTGATTTTTGCACCGGGCAACAAGAGCAGTGTGGTGAAAACCATTGAGCGCTGGAACGCCGCCTCGCGGGATTCGGCCTCGGCGGGAGAATCCGTGGGGATCACGCTGACGGAACAAATTTTCGTGGAGCGCGGGGCGGTAGGCGCGCTGGAATCCGCAGCGCCTTATGAGTTGACCCGGCTTAAGACGCGCATTTTCTGGCTGGGGCGGAAACCGTTCACCATGGGGCGGCCCTACAAGCTGAAGCTGGCGACCCAGGAACTGGAATGCCAGATTGAAGCAATTGACCGGGTGATTGACGCCTCAACGCTGGAGACCATTCAGCGCGACGAAACGGATCGTTTCGTGGGCCGGTACGAAGTCGGCGAGGTGGTCCTGCGTACCAAGCGTCCGGTGGCTTTTGACGTACATGCAGATTTGGTAGCGACCGGGCGGTTTGTGATTGTGGATGGTTTTGACGTTTCTGGTGGCGGGATCGTGGCGGCGGATAATTATCCACGTCGGACTACCGATGGTAGCCAGAAGAGCGAGAACCTGTATTGGAGCACCGGCAAGGTGACAGCGGAACATCGCGCGCGCCGCAATGGCCATGGCGGCGTGGTGATCTGGCTGACGGGGCTTTCCGGTTCAGGGAAATCCACCATTGCCATGGAGTTGGAGCGGGAATTATTCAACCTCGGCAAGCAGACCTATGTGTTGGATGGAGACAATGTGCGGCACGGGCTGTGCTCGGACCTCGCGTTTTCGCCGCGCGACCGCAAGGAGAATATCCGCCGGGTGGGTGAATTGTCCAAGCTGTTCACGGATGCCGGGGTGATTTGCATCACGGCGTTTATCTCACCGTACCGGGAGGATCGCGCGTTTGTGCGTCAAATGCTAAATGCAGGTCAGTTTATTGAAGTGTTTGTGGATGCGCCGCTGGCCGTCTGCGAACAGCGGGACACCAAGGGGCTTTATGTCAAGGCGCGCGCGAATGAGATCAAGGAGTTCACTGGAATTTCCGCGCCCTACGAGCCGCCAACCAACGCGGAAATCGTTCTGCCCACGGATCAAATGAGCGTGGCGGACTGCGTGGGCCGCATTGTGGAACGGCTGCACCTGCGAGACAACGAGACCGTGATCACGATCTAA
- a CDS encoding PHP domain-containing protein encodes MSSALPMYADLHLHTFFSDGTFSPEEVVARGKEKGLTTLALTDHDTVEGCERMATACQQHGLEFIPGSELTSEFNQHEIHLLGYFMDIHQPRLLGELRKFQEVRQNRIREMVTRLNKLGIPLEAEAVFRIASCKAPGRPHVGRALVQGGFCRSMDEAFERFLKKHRPAWVPKFRISAADAIGLIHQSGGLAVMAHPGLNHVDEIIPELVASGMDGIECFHTKHSTKMSEHYLLIAEKHGLLVTGGSDCHGNSKGTPLIGTIKLPMVYVNHLKEAAARKAGCPAGNNGSAGQGNSPQPPTNIQ; translated from the coding sequence ATGAGTTCCGCCCTCCCCATGTACGCTGATCTGCATCTGCACACTTTCTTTTCTGATGGCACTTTTTCCCCGGAAGAAGTGGTTGCCCGCGGAAAGGAAAAAGGCCTGACCACGCTCGCCCTGACCGACCATGATACCGTGGAAGGGTGCGAGCGTATGGCGACCGCCTGCCAGCAACATGGGCTGGAATTCATTCCTGGTTCAGAATTGACCTCGGAGTTCAACCAGCACGAAATTCATCTGCTGGGCTATTTCATGGATATTCACCAACCCCGCCTGCTGGGCGAGTTGCGAAAATTCCAAGAGGTTCGCCAAAACCGCATCCGCGAGATGGTGACGCGACTAAACAAGCTGGGAATTCCGCTTGAAGCCGAGGCGGTTTTCCGCATCGCCAGTTGCAAGGCACCGGGACGTCCGCATGTGGGACGGGCGCTGGTACAAGGTGGTTTTTGCCGCAGCATGGACGAGGCGTTTGAGCGCTTCCTGAAAAAACACCGCCCCGCTTGGGTACCCAAATTCCGAATTTCGGCGGCGGATGCCATCGGCCTCATTCACCAGAGCGGCGGGCTGGCGGTGATGGCGCATCCCGGCTTGAATCACGTGGATGAAATCATCCCGGAATTGGTCGCATCCGGGATGGATGGGATCGAATGTTTTCACACCAAACATTCGACGAAGATGAGCGAGCACTACCTGCTGATCGCAGAAAAACACGGGTTATTGGTCACAGGTGGATCGGATTGCCACGGCAACAGCAAAGGCACACCGCTCATCGGCACCATCAAGCTGCCGATGGTTTATGTGAACCATCTCAAAGAAGCCGCTGCTCGAAAAGCCGGATGCCCCGCTGGCAATAACGGTTCCGCTGGGCAAGGTAATTCCCCGCAACCGCCAACCAATATTCAATAA
- the ftsY gene encoding signal recognition particle-docking protein FtsY: MGFFDRIKEGLKKTQTKLVHEIKRIVTGSPKLTEETLEELEHALLAADLGVAMTTQILAAVKKAYETQGSAGLDVIAIAEREVENSLVGVDATLKHAASGLTVVSLVGVNGTGKTTTSAKLAWLVQQRGQTSMLAACDTFRAAAIEQIKLWGQRLNVPVVAGAHGSDPASVAHDAITAAIARQATYLFVDTAGRQHTKQNLMQELQKVHRVISRKLPGAPHEVLLVLDGSTGMNAMSQAREFHRAVPLTGLVVTKLDGTSKGGAVIGIQKELGLPVKFIGVGEQPEDLQPFVAKEFAQALFAKNG, from the coding sequence ATGGGATTTTTTGATCGCATCAAGGAAGGCCTGAAAAAGACCCAGACCAAACTGGTTCATGAAATCAAGCGCATCGTCACCGGTTCGCCCAAACTGACGGAGGAAACACTGGAAGAACTGGAACACGCCCTGCTCGCCGCCGATTTGGGAGTGGCCATGACCACGCAAATCCTGGCTGCGGTGAAAAAGGCCTACGAAACCCAAGGCAGCGCGGGATTGGACGTTATTGCGATCGCCGAACGGGAAGTGGAGAACAGTTTGGTGGGAGTGGATGCCACGTTGAAACATGCGGCGTCCGGCTTGACGGTGGTCTCCCTGGTGGGCGTGAACGGCACTGGTAAGACGACCACCTCCGCCAAACTGGCCTGGTTGGTGCAACAGCGGGGCCAGACTTCAATGCTCGCCGCCTGCGATACCTTTCGCGCCGCCGCGATAGAGCAAATCAAGCTTTGGGGACAGCGTCTGAATGTTCCAGTCGTCGCCGGTGCCCATGGATCAGATCCGGCATCGGTGGCCCACGATGCCATCACCGCTGCCATCGCGCGGCAAGCCACGTATCTTTTTGTGGACACGGCGGGTCGCCAGCATACGAAACAAAACCTGATGCAGGAGTTGCAGAAAGTCCACCGGGTCATCAGCCGTAAGCTGCCCGGCGCACCCCATGAGGTATTGCTGGTGTTGGACGGCTCCACTGGCATGAACGCGATGAGCCAGGCGCGCGAGTTTCACCGGGCGGTGCCGCTGACCGGTCTGGTGGTGACGAAACTCGATGGCACCAGCAAAGGCGGCGCGGTCATCGGCATCCAGAAGGAATTAGGGTTGCCGGTGAAATTCATCGGTGTTGGTGAACAGCCCGAAGATCTTCAGCCATTCGTGGCCAAAGAATTCGCCCAAGCGCTCTTTGCGAAAAACGGTTAG
- the cysD gene encoding sulfate adenylyltransferase subunit CysD, whose amino-acid sequence MDYLSKLENQSIYIMREAFNKFENLAMLWSIGKDSTVLLWLARKAFFGHVPFPLVHVDTTYKIASMIEYRDRLVRDWKLELVVGGNQPVLAAGQTFPNGRATRVECCGTLKKDALKQVLEKHGYTGVIVGVRRDEEPTRAKERYFSPRDKNMEWNVEDQPPELWDQFKTDFDKGAHIRIHPLLHWTELNVWEYIERENIPIIPLYFSNEKGERYRSLGCAPCTAAIKSNARTVREIIEELRHTKTSERSGRAQDKESEDAFEKLRRDGYM is encoded by the coding sequence ATGGATTACTTAAGCAAACTGGAAAATCAGAGCATCTACATCATGCGCGAGGCGTTCAACAAGTTTGAGAATCTCGCCATGCTGTGGAGCATCGGCAAGGATTCCACCGTCCTCCTGTGGCTGGCGCGCAAGGCATTTTTCGGCCATGTGCCGTTCCCCCTGGTGCATGTGGACACCACCTATAAGATCGCGTCCATGATCGAGTACCGAGACCGCTTGGTGCGCGATTGGAAACTGGAACTGGTGGTGGGCGGAAACCAGCCGGTGCTGGCGGCCGGGCAGACCTTTCCCAACGGCCGGGCCACCCGTGTCGAATGCTGTGGTACGCTAAAGAAAGACGCGCTGAAACAGGTGCTGGAAAAGCACGGGTACACGGGCGTGATTGTTGGCGTGCGTCGCGACGAGGAGCCGACCCGCGCCAAAGAGCGGTATTTCAGCCCGCGCGATAAGAATATGGAATGGAATGTCGAGGATCAGCCCCCGGAGCTGTGGGACCAGTTCAAGACGGACTTCGACAAAGGCGCGCACATCCGCATTCATCCGCTCCTGCACTGGACGGAGCTGAACGTATGGGAATACATCGAACGTGAAAATATTCCCATTATTCCGCTGTATTTCTCCAATGAAAAAGGCGAGCGCTACCGCAGTTTGGGCTGTGCGCCCTGCACCGCTGCCATCAAATCCAACGCGCGGACGGTGCGTGAAATCATCGAGGAATTGCGCCACACCAAGACCAGTGAACGTTCCGGGCGCGCCCAGGACAAGGAAAGCGAAGACGCCTTCGAAAAATTGCGCCGCGACGGCTACATGTAA